The genome window GCTTGTGAGGACGGAGAAAGTTATAATAAGCAACCCATAAAGCCAGGTCATAGTTGGCACCGTCGATGTTGTCAAATCCGTTTGTTTTCCGGTAGGATGCTTTGTATGTGCGGTTGAGCCGCTCGATCATCTGTTTGAATGGCCGGAACTCTTTGGAAACAGCATCGTCGTTGGTAAGTCCAATCACCTGAGTGATGTTGAATTTAAAAGCATCACCGAATTCATGGAAGAACTGCTGTGCCGCTAAGGGATAGGCACTGTAACCATCAGCAATAAAACGGAAGTTTTTGGGAAGTTCTTTCAAGTGGCGGAAGGCCATGCGCATCGCCATGATGCAGGGGCCGACACCACGGTTATCAGACACCTGGTAGCCGATAATGGAACGTTTGGCGGCGTCCATGATGAACCAGATATAGGTCTTGATCCCGCGGATTTTGATGTAGGTCTCATCAGCGGTAAAGGTATCACCGGCATCATAATCGTAGTTGTCTACAAAAGGTTTGATACAGATGGCGGCTGTCTTGCAGTAGTTGGCGATCTGCTGGTGGGAGATCTGGATGTTATACAGGTCTTTGAGAGCCTGCGAGGTCTTTCTGAGGGAAAGGCTGAGGTTCACGTGAAGTGTCAGACACAGGGACATGACATGGGAGTCGAACTTGCTGAACCTGAGGGAGGAAGCATTCCTGGGGAGAGAGTTTAAGTCCATCTTAAAGAAATCTATCGTGAATTCACGGTAGATATAATGGAGCTTGTATTCGTTCTTGCCATAATCTTTTTCGAGATGTTCTTTATCGACTTTCTTCAGGTTATGAAGATAGTAAGGGCATTTCGGGTTGACGCATTTATGGATGATAAAGTGCTTGCGTTCTTTCTTATGTGCCAGAGCGTTGCCGCAGTGAGGGCAGCGAAGGGTGTATTGTTTAGAGAAACGGTTCTCATCAGGAGAAAAAGTGGTGTTGCAGACCTTGCATTTAATCTGCCCCTTTTTACCGTTGTTGCGGTAGAGGAAGGGCTGGGGAGCATGACAGCAGGGACATATGAGGTCCTCAGGGATATCGCATTCCTTGCGGCGTGCAATAGGTCTGATCTTTTCGTGATACTTGTGATCAAAGTAGGGAATCAGGAGCTGCCAGTCCCAGTCATTTTGATGGATCTGCATTTTGGGAAGCTCATCAGTTTTGAACTTCTGGTATTTAGGAGAATGAGAATCATCAAAGGCCCACTGCTTGAGGGGGATATATTTGCAGATAAAGTGAATCAGCCAGCAGTTTTGTTGGTAAAGATATTGAATTACAGAGAGTAAGTATTGTATAATGTCCATGAGCATTGGCTCCTTTCGTGAGTGTTGTTTTGGTCGATGACATTATACACGAAAAAGGGAGGTCAATGCTCTTTTTATTGCAGATTTCCCTAAAAATCAAGGTTTTTATAAGATTTTGGAACAAAAAAACAGGTAGTTTTTGACACTACCATGCGGTATATGGAGGACGGATTATGTTAAGTGAACTATTGGCGGGTGCAATCACATCGCTTATTGGTGCTGTACTTTTTATTACCACGCTGCTGAATCCAAAGCTTACTTTTACTACGGTATTAAATGACGGAACTCCGGGAGCGGGTTTTTTCCCGATGATATTCAGCGCTGTCCTGTTTGCACTTGGGCTTGCGATGGTGATTAAAAATGCAAGGAAAATCCCCGGGAAAAGCAGCCTTCCGAAGAGATGATGGCTAAAAAGGCAGCAATAACAAAGGGAAATATTATCGCGGCGGTAGCCATTTTTGCGGCCATAATATTGTTTATTGTTTTTTGGAAACTGACAAAGCAATTCTATATATGTTTGTTTGGACTGACCTTAGCCGTGAACCTGCTTTTTCGCAGACCTGTTCGATTTACGATCCTTTTTTCCATTGGTTTGACGGTGTTCATGTATTTGATGTTTACAGTTGGTTTTTCCATACAGTTTATTATTTAGCATAAAGGAGGGAGTAAAAAATGTCATTATCAATATGGGGCGAGGCTTTTTCTTCGTTGATGCAGATAGACATCATACTGGCGCTTATTATTGGCGTTTTAGTAGGCACATTTATCGGTGCGCTTCCTGCTTTATCGGGAACCATGGGTGTTGCCATAATGACGCCATTAACGTTTTGGCTTTCAAAAGAATGTGGTTTTGCAATGCTTATAGGTCTTTACAATGCAGCGTGCTTTGCCGGAGGTATCTCCGCAGTGCTTATTAATACCCCGGGAACCCCGTCATCCGTAACACAGTGTTTTGACGGCTATCCCCTTTATTTAAAGGGGAAAGGCGGGCTGGCTTTGGGAATCAATGCGATTTTTTCTTTCATAGGCAGTATAATCAGTATTTTCTTTTTAGCTGTTCTTGCGGAGCCGATCGCAAGATTCACGGTATCCTTTGGACCGGCGGAGTATTTTATGATCTCACTTTTTGGCATTGTGATGATGATAGCCGTTGCGGAAGGAAAAGTGCTAAAAGGTTTTATCATGGGAACGCTGGGAATTTTACTGGCGTGCGTGGGCTTGGATCCGATATTGGGGATGCCGCGTTTTACATTTGGAAGTGTTTCCCTACTTGCGGGCATCGATTTCATACCGGTGATAGTAGGCATATTTGGATTGGGAGAAGTCCTCTACCAAACGGTTATCAGAAATGAGAAGCTTGAGAAGGAAAGCCAGGAAAAACGGCATATAAACATGAAGCTGGGAAGTATATGGCCGAAAAAGGAACAAATGGGTAAATGGATGCCTATGGCGCTTGTTACCGCGTGCGTTTCGACGGTGATCGGTGCAATACCGGCTGCCGGCGGCGATATCTCTACTATTATATGCTGGGGAAATGCCAAAAAATTCTCCAGGCATTCAGAGGAGTACGGAAAAGGTTCTCTGGAGGGCTTCATGGTATCAAGCACTGCAAATAATGGGGTCGTGGGTGGTGCGATGATGACAATGCTTACGCTTGGTCTGCCGGGTGATTCGGTCACTGCCGTACTTATCGGTTCTCTCATGATGTACGGCCTTCAGCCGGGGTGGTCTATGTTTAACGAACATCAGGTGTTCACGGCACAGATTATTTTGCTAATGGCGTTTGCAAGCGTTGGTTTCCTGATCGTGGGGCTGGCCACTGCAAAGATTTGTTCAAAATTCTTTAACGTGTCACAGCCCACGATCTGGACGTGTATTGTGATTTTGTGCATTGTCGGTTCCTTTTCTCTTAACGGCAGGTTTGGCGATGTTGTCATCATGCTTGTCATGGGAGTTCTGGGATTTTTTATGAAATATTTTGACTTTCCGGCAGGCCCATTGGTTCTTGGGCTGCTGCTCGGGGAGACACTGGAATCAAATATGCGGAAGGCACTTTCGATATCAGGCGGTGATTACAGTTACTTTTTCCGTCGTCCGGTTTCTTGTGTAATCTTCGCTTTGATAATTGCTACTTTGATATTTCCATTTGTTAAAAAATTTGTAAAGAGCGTAAGACAAAAACGTGGGTAGAGTGAAATACAGATTAGGAGCATTTTATGGACAAAAGTATTGTTTTATATGGAGATTTGATGGAAAGGCTCAGCCCGGCAGGAATGGGAAAAATCGTTCAGGCAGATCAATATGAAGTGAGGTTCACCGGAGCTGAAGCGAATGTCGGGGTATCCTGTGCGAACTACGGAATGAAGGCGTATGTGGTGGGGCGTGTCCCGGACCACGATGTCGGGCAGGCGTGCATTAATTACCTTCGCAGATACGGGCTTGACACGTCTTTTATTGTAAGAGGGGGTGAGCGGCTTGCCATATTATATACGGAGACCGGATATTCGCAGCGTCCTTCCAGGGTCATATACGATCGCGGTCATAGTTCTTTTGCATATTTAGAACCGGGAACTTTAGAATGGGAAAAAATCCTCGAAGGAAAAGACTGGTTCCATTTTTCAGGTACGGCGCCGGCGATGGGAGAAGGACCGAGAGAAGAATTGCTCAGAGGGCTGAAGATTGCGAAACAGATGAATGTAATGGTCAGTGTTGATTACAATTACAGGCATAAGCTCTGGGATAAAAAGACCGCGCGTAAAACGATGGAGACATTGATGGAATATGTGGATGTCGGCATTGGAAATGAAGAAGACTGTGAAGCTGTTTTCGGGATAAAGGCAGAAGGGACTGACTTTGAAAAAGGGAATGTTGATGAAAAGTCCTACACCATCGTTGCCGAGAAGATGGTAAAGCGTTATGGGCTTAAAATGCAGGCGATCACGCTGAGGGAAAGCATATCTGCCAGCAAAAATGGCTGGTCGGCGATCCTTCATGATGGGGAGCAGTGCTATACGAGCAAAAATTATATGGTAGATCTGGTGGATCGCATCGGCGGAGGGGATTCCTTTGCGGGCGGCCTGATTTATGGATTGTGCAGCGGTATGGATAAACAGGCGGCATTGGAATTTGCGGTTGCAGCGTCCTGTATAAAACAGACGATACCGGGAGATTTTAACTTAGTATCAAGAGAGGATGTACTCGCACTTGTAAATGGAAATGCATCAGGAAGGGTACAGCGTTAAGTGGAAGGGAGATGAGAAAGGGATGAATAAAACTATGAACTGCGATGTGCTGGTTGTCGGAGCGGGCGCTGCCGGTATGCGTGCGGCCGTTGCGGCGCAGCAGCAAGGCGCCAGTGTGATCCTGGCGGTCAAAGGGCGTGTCGGCAGCTCAGGAGCTTCCTGTTATAAGGTGACAGAAGCTTCGGGATTTGCAGTGGCCGATAGTTATCGTTGCAGGGAAGATAATCCGGATGTTCATTACGAGGATATTATGCGTGCCGGGCATGGCATGTGTGACCCGGAGGTTGTCAGAACATTGGTAGATGGGGCGGTCGGAACGGTTCGGGAACTCGAGAATTTTGGAGTGGAATTCGAAAAGGAAGGCGGAAAATATCTCGTTTCACAGGGATGTTTTGCTTCTCTTCCGAGAAATTACAATCTTCGCGGACATGGAAGTAAAATTGTTAATGCCTTAAAAAATGCATTAAACGAAAAGACCGTAGTATTAGAAAACACGATGGTCTCCGACCTTCTGGTCGAGAACGGAAGATGTATAGGAGCAGCCGCGATAGCAAGAAGCGGGGCTGTGACGATCATTTATGCCGGCACGGTAATCCTGGCAAGCGGCGGTGCGGGGCAGCTGTTCAAATATTCGCTTAATCCCAAAGAGATGACAGGAGATAGCTATGCTCTTGGATATCTTGCGGGAGCACGGATTATGAATATGGAATTTATGCAGGTCGGAATGGGGGTTCTGGCACCGGGCCTTTCGATATTAAATTCATGGATCTGGGCGTTGCATCCGCATGTCACGGATAAAGAGGAAAAGTCGGTCTTCCCCGATACATTTCCGGATGGCATTGCGCTGGAAGCTGCGATGGATGCAAAATCGGTGCATTATCCGTTTAGCAGTGAATCGACGTCGAAAAATATTGAGCTGTCGATCCAGAACGCCGTAGCTTCAGGGAAAGGGCTGGAGCATGGAGGGGTGCGGCTCGATGTGAGAGAGGCGCTTAAGGCCGGGAATAAAGTAGATCTGCCGTTATTTGAAGATATGTGGCGGCTTACGAATCAATGGTTCTTACAAAGAGGAATTGATGCAAAGAACGCTCCAATGGAAATTGCCTGTTTTGCCCATGCCATAAATGGGGGAATAAAAATTGATTCCAAAGGAAGAAGTTCGGTTCCGGGGCTGTATGCGGTCGGCGAGGCGGCAGCCGGGCCCCATGGCGCGGACAGACTAGGGGGAAATATGTTGGTCACCTGCGTTG of Roseburia hominis contains these proteins:
- a CDS encoding DDE-type integrase/transposase/recombinase encodes the protein MDIIQYLLSVIQYLYQQNCWLIHFICKYIPLKQWAFDDSHSPKYQKFKTDELPKMQIHQNDWDWQLLIPYFDHKYHEKIRPIARRKECDIPEDLICPCCHAPQPFLYRNNGKKGQIKCKVCNTTFSPDENRFSKQYTLRCPHCGNALAHKKERKHFIIHKCVNPKCPYYLHNLKKVDKEHLEKDYGKNEYKLHYIYREFTIDFFKMDLNSLPRNASSLRFSKFDSHVMSLCLTLHVNLSLSLRKTSQALKDLYNIQISHQQIANYCKTAAICIKPFVDNYDYDAGDTFTADETYIKIRGIKTYIWFIMDAAKRSIIGYQVSDNRGVGPCIMAMRMAFRHLKELPKNFRFIADGYSAYPLAAQQFFHEFGDAFKFNITQVIGLTNDDAVSKEFRPFKQMIERLNRTYKASYRKTNGFDNIDGANYDLALWVAYYNFLRPHKHNNYHVLNEVDMLKGTDNMPGKWQLLIFLGQQTILNLQKSGTA
- a CDS encoding tripartite tricarboxylate transporter permease: MSLSIWGEAFSSLMQIDIILALIIGVLVGTFIGALPALSGTMGVAIMTPLTFWLSKECGFAMLIGLYNAACFAGGISAVLINTPGTPSSVTQCFDGYPLYLKGKGGLALGINAIFSFIGSIISIFFLAVLAEPIARFTVSFGPAEYFMISLFGIVMMIAVAEGKVLKGFIMGTLGILLACVGLDPILGMPRFTFGSVSLLAGIDFIPVIVGIFGLGEVLYQTVIRNEKLEKESQEKRHINMKLGSIWPKKEQMGKWMPMALVTACVSTVIGAIPAAGGDISTIICWGNAKKFSRHSEEYGKGSLEGFMVSSTANNGVVGGAMMTMLTLGLPGDSVTAVLIGSLMMYGLQPGWSMFNEHQVFTAQIILLMAFASVGFLIVGLATAKICSKFFNVSQPTIWTCIVILCIVGSFSLNGRFGDVVIMLVMGVLGFFMKYFDFPAGPLVLGLLLGETLESNMRKALSISGGDYSYFFRRPVSCVIFALIIATLIFPFVKKFVKSVRQKRG
- a CDS encoding sugar kinase, with translation MDKSIVLYGDLMERLSPAGMGKIVQADQYEVRFTGAEANVGVSCANYGMKAYVVGRVPDHDVGQACINYLRRYGLDTSFIVRGGERLAILYTETGYSQRPSRVIYDRGHSSFAYLEPGTLEWEKILEGKDWFHFSGTAPAMGEGPREELLRGLKIAKQMNVMVSVDYNYRHKLWDKKTARKTMETLMEYVDVGIGNEEDCEAVFGIKAEGTDFEKGNVDEKSYTIVAEKMVKRYGLKMQAITLRESISASKNGWSAILHDGEQCYTSKNYMVDLVDRIGGGDSFAGGLIYGLCSGMDKQAALEFAVAASCIKQTIPGDFNLVSREDVLALVNGNASGRVQR
- a CDS encoding FAD-binding protein, coding for MNKTMNCDVLVVGAGAAGMRAAVAAQQQGASVILAVKGRVGSSGASCYKVTEASGFAVADSYRCREDNPDVHYEDIMRAGHGMCDPEVVRTLVDGAVGTVRELENFGVEFEKEGGKYLVSQGCFASLPRNYNLRGHGSKIVNALKNALNEKTVVLENTMVSDLLVENGRCIGAAAIARSGAVTIIYAGTVILASGGAGQLFKYSLNPKEMTGDSYALGYLAGARIMNMEFMQVGMGVLAPGLSILNSWIWALHPHVTDKEEKSVFPDTFPDGIALEAAMDAKSVHYPFSSESTSKNIELSIQNAVASGKGLEHGGVRLDVREALKAGNKVDLPLFEDMWRLTNQWFLQRGIDAKNAPMEIACFAHAINGGIKIDSKGRSSVPGLYAVGEAAAGPHGADRLGGNMLVTCVVYGKIAGEEAAKEALALDKNFPETVQYHLLKAEGAGRPAGEIMGEIRQHMLNDLLVIRSEEKCIHLREQLARLKEEAQNAIYDENDVWGPYQMRNMFLTADMMLKAAQARRESRGSHYREDYPYESPVFDRPFVIQKPL